From a single Brassica rapa cultivar Chiifu-401-42 chromosome A01, CAAS_Brap_v3.01, whole genome shotgun sequence genomic region:
- the LOC103849989 gene encoding uncharacterized protein At5g19025 has protein sequence MLHLLHLSDENLSSMPPSSSSSLHPCKHSPSATLDLLILLLVLFSAAFLLSSYFSYLFHSLSLLSSHLPSSDLSSIPPASYLLAFALFFAASIAFLDLCCGPRSRKCRNPRCKGLKKAMEFDLQIQTEDCVRSGSGGSKEIDRLPWKGGSEGNPDYECLRAELRRMAPVNGRAVLLFRSRCGCPVAKLQGWGPKRGRRHKKSQANLALKGGIDKR, from the exons ATGCTCCATCTCCTCCATCTCTCCGACGAAAACCTCAGCAGCATGCCCccttcctcatcctcatctcTCCACCCTTGCAAACACTCTCCCTCCGCAACCCTCGACCTCCTAATCCTCCTCCTCGTCCTCTTCTCCGCCGCCTTCCTCCTCTCCTCCTACTTCTCCTACCTCTTCCACTCCCTCTCCCTCCTCTCCTCCCACCTCCCCTCCTCCGATCTCTCCTCCATCCCTCCCGCCTCCTACCTCCTCGCCTTCGCCCTCTTCTTCGCCGCCTCCATCGCCTTCCTCGACTTATGCTGCGGGCCGAGATCGAGAAAATGTCGAAACCCGAGGTGCAAAGGGCTGAAGAAGGCCATGGAGTTTGATCTGCAGATACAGACGGAGGATTGCGTTAGATCGGGGTCGGGAGGGAGCAAGGAGATCGATCGGTTGCCGTGGAAAGGAGGGAGCGAGGGGAATCCTGATTACGAGTGTTTGAGAGCTGAGCTTAGGAGGATGGCTCCCGTTAATGGCCGGGCTGTCTTGCTTTTCCGATCTAGGTGTGGTTGTCCTGTTGCCAAGCTTCAAGGTTGGGGACCTAAGCGTGGTCGGCGTCATAAAAA ATCACAAGCAAACTTGGCTCTAAAGGGAGGCATAGACAAGCGCTGA
- the LOC103849990 gene encoding BTB/POZ and MATH domain-containing protein 2 has protein sequence MDSITESTSHTETLNGTHEFKISGYSLIKGMGVGKYVASETFTLGGYSWAIYFYPDGKSPEDNSVYVSLFIALASEGADVRALFELTLVDQSGNERHKVHSHFGRTLESGPYTLKYRGSMWGYKRFFKRSLLESSDYLKDNCLLVRCCVGLVKSRTEGPRSYNIPVPVSEFGRQFGKVLESGRGADVTFRVDGETFPAHKLVLAARSPVFRAQIFGPLKSRDTECIDIEDMEAPIFKMFLHFIYWDELPDMQDVMGTDLKWAATLVAQHLLAAADRYALERLRTICESQLCEGISINTVATTLALAEQHHCFQLKAACLKFIASPENLKAVMETDGFDYLKESCPCLLSELLEYVARLSEHSLASSGHGKELYVEGCDVNGRRVKQRLH, from the exons ATGGACTCAATCACGGAGTCAACCTCCCACACGGAAACCCTCAACGGCACCCACGAGTTCAAGATCAGCGGCTACTCTCTAATCAAAGGCATGGGGGTCGGCAAATACGTCGCCTCCGAGACCTTCACCCTCGGCGGATACTCCTGGGCCATCTACTTCTACCCGGATGGTAAAAGCCCCGAGGATAACTCTGTCTACGTGTCCCTCTTCATTGCATTAGCGAGCGAAGGAGCTGACGTCAGGGCTTTGTTTGAGCTCACGCTCGTTGATCAGAGCGGTAACGAAAGGCATAAGGTTCATAGCCATTTCGGGAGGACGCTCGAGAGTGGGCCTTATACTCTTAAGTATAGAGGAAGTATGTG gGGATACAAGCGGTTTTTCAAGAGGAGTCTTTTGGAGTCGTCTGACTATTTGAAGGATAATTGTTTGTTGGTTCGGTGTTGTGTGGGGCTGGTGAAGTCAAGGACAGAGGGACCGAGGAGTTATAATATCCCTGTGCCGGTTTCTGAGTTTGGTCGTCAGTTTGGGAAGGTTTTGGAGAGTGGGAGAGGAGCTGATGTGACTTTCCGTGTTGATGGAGAGACGTTTCCTGCTCATAAGCTGGTTCTTGCAGCTCGTTCTCCTGTTTTTAGAGCGCAGATCTTTGGCCCGTTGAAGAGCCGTGATACTGAATGTATTGACATAGAAGACATGGAAGCTCCCATTTTTAAG ATGTTCCTACATTTTATCTACTGGGACGAATTGCCTGATATGCAAGACGTTATGGGGACAGACTTGAAATGGGCAGCGACTCTTGTGGCTCAGCATCTGCTTGCGGCTGCAGACCGTTACGCTCTCGAGCGGCTTAGAACAATCTGCGAGTCACAACTCTGTGAAGGGATCAGCATCAACACGGTTGCAACCACCTTGGCTCTAGCAGAGCAGCATCATTGTTTCCAGCTGAAAGCTGCTTGCCTCAAATTCATAGCTTCGCCAGAGAATCTAAAAG CTGTGATGGAAACCGATGGGTTTGATTATCTGAAAGAAAGCTGCCCGTGCTTACTAAGTGAGCTTCTGGAGTATGTGGCTAGGCTTAGTGAGCATTCTTTAGCATCATCAGGGCACGGGAAGGAGTTATATGTTGAGGGCTGTGACGTGAATGGGAGACGAGTGAAGCAACGGTTACACTAA
- the LOC103849991 gene encoding transcription factor MUTE — protein MSHIAVERNRRRQMNEHLKSLRSLTPCFYIKRGDQASIIGGVIEFIKEMQQLVQVLESKKRRKTLNRPSFLHDHQTLEPSILAAATTRVPFSQIENVMTTSTFKEVGSCCNSPHANVEAKISGSNVVLRVVSRRIEGQLVRIISVLEKLSFPVLHLNISSMEETVLYFFVVKIGLECHISLEELTFEVQKSFVPEVIVSTN, from the exons ATGTCTCACATCGCTGTTGAGAGGAATCGAAGAAGGCAAATGAACGAGCATCTTAAATCCCTCCGTTCTTTGACTCCTTGCTTCTATATAAAAAGG GGAGATCAAGCTTCGATAATCGGAGGAGTGATAGAGTTCATCAAAGAGATGCAGCAATTAGTGCAAGTTCTCGAGTCCAAGAAACGCCGAAAGACACTAAACCGGCCTTCTTTTCTGCATGATCACCAAACACTCGAGCCATCCATATTAGCCGCAGCCACCACTAGAGTGCCCTTTAGTCAAATCGAGAATGTGATGACCACAAGCACTTTCAAGGAAGTAGGATCATGTTGCAACTCCCCTCATGCTAACGTCGAAGCCAAGATCTCAGGCTCTAACGTTGTATTGAGAGTTGTCTCTAGGCGAATTGAGGGCCAGCTTGTGAGGATCATATCCGTCTTGGAGAAGCTATCTTTTCCGGTTCTTCATCTCAATATTAGTAGCATGGAGGAGACTGTTTTGTACTTCTTCGTTGTTAAG ATAGGACTGGAGTGTCACATAAGCTTAGAGGAGCTAACCTTTGAAGTTCAGAAAAGCTTTGTGCCTGAAGTAATCGTCTCTACCAACTAA
- the LOC103849986 gene encoding probable protein phosphatase 2C 35, with protein MGCVQCKCCRRYPPSSSSGDSHRRGGDAKVKPNVVVQKPPLSSSIQVPSPNFDMVYSVLSQRGYYPDSPDKENQDAYCIKTELQGNPNVHFFGVFDGHGVFGTQCSSFVKERVVEMLSEDPALLQDPEKAYKSAFLRVNEELHESEIDDSMSGTTAITVLVVGDKIYVANVGDSRAVLAVKDKNRIIAEDLSYDQTPFREDECERVKACGARVMTVDQVEGLKDPNIQTWANEESEGGDPPRLWVQNGMYPGTAFTRSVGDCTAEGIGVTAEPEVSMVHLSPNHLFFVVASDGIFEFLPSQAVVDMVGRYADPRDGCAAATAESYKLWLEHENRTDDITIIIVQIKNLSNE; from the exons ATGGGTTGTGTTCAATGCAAATGCTGTAGACGATACCCACCGTCATCATCATCAGGAGATTCCCACAGACGTGGCGGAGACGCTAAGGTCAAACCAAACGTCGTCGTTCAGAAACCTCCTCTCTCCTCATCGATCCAAGTCCCTTCTCCCAACTTCGACATGGTTTACTCTGTTCTCTCTCAGCGTGGGTACTACCCCGACTCGCCTGATAAGGAGAACCAAGACGCTTACTGCATCAAAACCGAGCTCCAGGGCAACCCCAACGTTCATTTCTTCGGCGTCTTCGACGGTCACGGCGTGTTCGGCACGCAATGCTCGAGTTTCGTCAAGGAGAGAGTCGTGGAGATGCTGTCTGAAGACCCTGCTCTGCTTCAAGATCCGGAGAAGGCTTACAAGTCTGCTTTCTTGAGGGTCAACGAGGAGTTGCACGAGAGCGAGATCGATGATTCGATGAGTGGGACCACTGCGATCACAGTTCTTGTCGTTGGGGACAAGATCTATGTCGCTAATGTCGGTGACTCGAGAGCTGTTCTCGCTGTTAAAGACAAGAACAGGATCATAGCAGAGGATTTGTCTTATGATCAGACGCCTTTTAGGGAAGATGAATGCGAGAGGGTGAAAGCGTGTGGAGCAAGAGTGATGACTGTTGATCAAGTTGAAGGGTTGAAAGATCCAAATATTCAAACGTGGGCTAATGAAGAGAGCGAAGGAGGTGACCCGCCTAGGCTTTGGGTACAGAACGGGATGTATCCTGGAACGGCGTTTACGAGAAGCGTTGGTGATTGTACAGCTGAAGGGATCGGTGTTACCGCGGAGCCTGAAGTGTCTATGGTTCATCTTTCGCCGAATCATTTGTTCTTTGTTGTTGCGAGTGATGGGATCTTTGAGTTTCTTCCAAGCCAAGCTGTTGTTGATATG gTGGGGAGATATGCTGATCCGAGAGATGGATGTGCAGCAGCGACAGCGGAATCATACAAACTGTGGTTGGAGCATGAGAATAGGACTGATGATATCACAATTATCATTGTACAGATCAAAAATTTGTCTAATGAATGA
- the LOC103849988 gene encoding probable galacturonosyltransferase-like 4 gives MASRSRSYTQLLGLLSFNLLLFTTSTKAVRVGVILHKPSAPTLPVFREAPAFRNGDQCGNLEADHIHIAMTLDTNYLRGTMAAVLSLLQHSSCPENLSFHFLSLAHFENDLFTSIKSTFPYLNFKIYQFDPNLVRSKISKSIREALDQPLNYARIYLADIIPTSVDRIIYLDSDLVVVDDIEKLWHVEMEGRVVAAPEYCHANFTYYFTKAFWSDPELVKVLEGKRPCYFNTGVMVVDVGKWRRGMYTQKVEEWMTVQKQRRIYHLGSLPPFLLIFAGDIKAVDHRWNQHGLGGDNFEGKCRTVHNTSEPALHPGPISLLHWSGKGKPWLRLDSRKPCSVDHLWAPYDLYRSSRHSLEE, from the exons ATGGCCTCAAGGAGCCGCTCCTACACACAACTCCTAGGCCTCCTGTCCTTTAACCTCCTCTTGTTCACAACCTCCACAAAGGCAGTTCGTGTTGGAGTCATTCTCCACAAGCCTTCTGCTCCAACCCTTCCTGTATTCAGAGAAGCCCCGGCTTTCAGGAACGGTGATCAATGCGGTAATCTTGAGGCTGACCACATTCACATCGCCATGACTCTCGACACAAACTACCTCCGTGGAACAATGGCGGCTGTCTTGTCTCTCCTACAACATTCATCTTGTCCTGAAAACCTCTCTTTTCATTTCCTCTCCCTTGCTCATTTCGAAAACGACCTCTTCACCAGCATCAAATCCACTTTCCCTTACCTCAACTTCAAGATTTATCAGTTTGATCCAAACCTAGTCCGCAGCAAAATCTCAAAATCCATCAGAGAAGCCCTAGACCAGCCTCTAAACTACGCGAGAATCTACCTCGCGGATATCATTCCCACCAGCGTTGACCGGATTATATACCTAGACTCGGACCTAGTCGTGGTCGACGACATAGAGAAGCTATGGCACGTGGAGATGGAAGGTAGAGTCGTGGCGGCTCCAGAGTATTGCCATGCAAACTTCACGTACTATTTCACCAAAGCTTTCTGGTCGGACCCGGAACTAGTCAAAGTACTTGAAGGGAAACGACCGTGCTATTTCAACACGGGGGTTATGGTCGTGGACGTTGGTAAATGGAGGAGAGGAATGTATACACAAAAGGTAGAAGAGTGGATGACTGTTCAGAAGCAGAGGAGGATATATCATTTAGGATCATTGCCTCCGTTTCTGCTTATATTCGCCGGTGATATAAAAGCTGTTGACCACAGGTGGAACCAGCATGGGCTCGGAGGGGACAACTTTGAAGGGAAGTGTAGAAC GGTCCACAATACATCTGAGCCGGCCCTGCATCCTGGTCCTATAAGTCTTCTTCATTGGAGTGGGAAAGGGAAGCCGTGGTTGAGACTAGATTCGAGGAAGCCTTGTAGTGTGGATCATCTATGGGCTCCGTATGATCTTTACCGTTCATCAAGACATTCGTTAGAAGAGTAG